The Novosphingobium terrae genome has a window encoding:
- a CDS encoding RcnB family protein, giving the protein MGNNRRSAHLATIAAMASIAMIATPAMAQKRDDNPDSGRTPPPAQHGAPGGGAPHGGGNPGGPGGGGPRGGFNGGGQAGAPGAQRPAAPQPGNPGGGNVQRGPGGNPGGGQWNGQRPGFNGNNGGNVQRGPDNRGNFNQPGRPGGPGFDGNRPGGPGYNDAGRPGGPSYNGRPGAPGYNGRPGGPGYNQPGRPGGPGFNGPGRPGGGWNNGWRNDSRYNWSAWRDMHRDVFRMGRYAPPYRGYAYRRLGIGFTLDRLFFGSTYVIADPYAYRLPPAYEPYEWVRYYNDAVLVDTYSGQVVDVLYGFFL; this is encoded by the coding sequence ATGGGCAACAACCGGCGCTCGGCGCATCTTGCAACAATCGCGGCGATGGCGAGCATCGCAATGATCGCGACTCCGGCCATGGCCCAGAAGCGCGACGACAATCCCGACAGCGGTCGCACGCCTCCCCCGGCTCAGCACGGCGCCCCCGGTGGCGGCGCGCCGCATGGTGGCGGCAATCCCGGCGGCCCCGGTGGCGGTGGCCCGCGCGGCGGCTTCAACGGCGGCGGACAGGCTGGCGCGCCCGGTGCTCAGCGCCCGGCGGCCCCTCAGCCCGGCAATCCGGGCGGTGGCAATGTTCAGCGCGGCCCCGGCGGGAACCCCGGTGGTGGCCAGTGGAACGGCCAACGCCCCGGCTTCAACGGCAACAACGGCGGCAATGTCCAGCGCGGGCCTGACAATCGCGGGAACTTCAACCAGCCGGGTCGCCCCGGTGGGCCCGGTTTCGACGGCAATCGCCCGGGCGGCCCCGGTTATAACGATGCCGGTCGTCCCGGCGGCCCCAGCTACAACGGTCGCCCCGGTGCCCCCGGCTACAATGGCCGCCCCGGTGGCCCGGGCTACAACCAGCCCGGTCGTCCCGGTGGGCCCGGCTTCAACGGGCCGGGCCGCCCCGGCGGCGGCTGGAACAACGGCTGGCGCAATGACAGCCGCTACAACTGGTCGGCCTGGCGCGACATGCACCGCGATGTCTTCCGCATGGGCCGCTATGCGCCGCCCTATCGCGGCTATGCCTATCGCCGCCTCGGCATCGGCTTCACGCTGGACCGGCTGTTCTTCGGCTCGACCTATGTGATCGCCGACCCTTACGCCTATCGCCTGCCCCCGGCCTATGAGCCTTATGAGTGGGTGCGCTACTACAATGACGCCGTGCTGGTGGATACCTACAGCGGTCAGGTCGTTGACGTGCTCTACGGCTTCTTCCTCTAA
- a CDS encoding prolyl hydroxylase family protein has product MSTAPAAPVNNTAHGHVFPDMGPVVDKSALEKMGGAVRARLALDPTVWHAPVHQAEIVTVTEFLMPDECAQIIEMVDSIAEPSSTYDADHDISIRSSYSGNVDRFDPFVMMIERRIDDLLGMPSAYGETMQGQRYMPGQQFKAHYDFFSTKAAYWPGERSRGGQRSWTAMIYLNDVEEGGETVFERAGVTATPRQGMLLAWNNANIDGTPNHFTLHAALPVIKGCKYVITKWYRTRNWAGLPG; this is encoded by the coding sequence ATGAGCACAGCACCTGCCGCCCCCGTGAACAACACCGCTCATGGCCATGTCTTTCCCGACATGGGGCCGGTGGTCGATAAATCTGCCCTTGAGAAAATGGGCGGCGCGGTGCGGGCAAGGCTCGCGCTCGATCCCACTGTCTGGCACGCCCCGGTGCATCAGGCCGAGATCGTCACCGTCACCGAATTCCTGATGCCCGACGAATGCGCCCAGATCATCGAGATGGTCGACAGCATCGCCGAGCCTTCCTCGACCTATGACGCTGATCACGACATCTCGATCCGCAGCAGCTACTCGGGCAATGTCGACCGCTTCGACCCCTTCGTGATGATGATCGAGCGGCGGATAGACGACCTGCTCGGCATGCCCTCGGCCTATGGCGAGACGATGCAGGGCCAGCGCTATATGCCCGGCCAGCAGTTCAAGGCGCATTACGATTTCTTCTCGACCAAGGCCGCCTATTGGCCCGGTGAACGCAGCCGGGGCGGTCAGCGCAGCTGGACGGCGATGATCTACCTCAACGATGTGGAGGAAGGCGGCGAGACCGTCTTCGAGCGCGCCGGCGTCACCGCCACGCCGCGCCAGGGCATGCTGCTGGCCTGGAACAACGCCAACATCGACGGCACGCCCAACCACTTCACGCTGCACGCCGCCCTGCCCGTGATCAAGGGCTGCAAATATGTGATCACCAAATGGTATCGCACCCGCAACTGGGCCGGTCTGCCGGGCTGA
- a CDS encoding M28 family peptidase, which translates to MRNILSPLALAASIAAASAPVTAQAQGGKDTVAYTIVADLTSEVGQRLGGTAREAYARDWAVKRLTALGLTNPHIEPYTMPGWERGAESATLLGAAEQKLAITALGNSGATPASGIKAPMVYFASFDALKAAPDAAVKGKIVFIDNAMRAAQDGAGYGPYGDARRAGPSLAASKGAAAVLIRSIGTDHNRDPHTGFTGWDKGVTPIAAAAVSAPDADLIALRAKKGVVEQVALTLTPRFTGNVQSGNVVAELPGRDRSLPPILVGCHLDSWDLATGAIDDGAGCAIVTAAALQAVKDGQLLRTIRVLWAGAEERGGFGGAAYAKAHAKEPHALAMESDSGAGRVWRVNIAMGAADKALGDNIAARLSDMGVVRGENKAEGGEDVGSIAAEQKIAVIDMTQDMTHYFDIHHTPDDTLDKIDPAELQQNVDTWAAVLKIAGNAPTIAPQG; encoded by the coding sequence ATGCGAAACATTCTTTCCCCGCTGGCGCTTGCTGCCAGCATCGCCGCCGCTTCGGCCCCCGTCACCGCGCAGGCGCAGGGAGGGAAGGATACGGTGGCCTATACCATCGTCGCCGACCTCACCAGCGAGGTCGGCCAGCGATTGGGCGGCACCGCGCGCGAAGCCTATGCCCGCGACTGGGCGGTGAAGCGCCTGACCGCGCTGGGCCTCACCAACCCGCATATCGAGCCCTACACCATGCCCGGCTGGGAGCGCGGTGCGGAAAGCGCCACGCTGCTGGGCGCTGCCGAGCAGAAGCTGGCCATAACCGCCCTTGGCAATTCGGGCGCGACGCCGGCCAGCGGCATCAAGGCGCCGATGGTCTATTTCGCCAGCTTTGACGCGCTGAAAGCTGCCCCCGATGCCGCCGTGAAGGGCAAGATCGTCTTCATCGACAATGCCATGCGCGCCGCTCAGGATGGCGCGGGCTATGGGCCCTATGGCGATGCCCGCCGTGCAGGCCCCTCGCTGGCGGCGAGCAAGGGCGCGGCGGCGGTGCTGATCCGCTCGATCGGCACCGACCACAACCGCGATCCCCACACCGGCTTCACCGGCTGGGACAAGGGCGTGACGCCGATCGCCGCCGCCGCCGTCTCGGCCCCCGACGCCGATCTGATCGCCCTGCGCGCGAAAAAGGGCGTGGTCGAGCAGGTCGCCCTCACGCTGACCCCGCGCTTCACCGGCAATGTGCAGTCGGGCAATGTGGTGGCCGAACTGCCGGGCCGTGATCGCTCGCTGCCGCCCATTCTGGTGGGTTGCCATCTCGACAGCTGGGATCTGGCCACCGGCGCCATTGATGACGGCGCGGGCTGCGCCATCGTCACTGCCGCTGCCTTGCAGGCGGTGAAGGACGGGCAATTGCTGCGCACCATTCGCGTGCTCTGGGCCGGTGCGGAGGAGCGCGGCGGCTTCGGTGGCGCGGCCTATGCCAAGGCCCATGCCAAGGAGCCGCATGCTCTGGCGATGGAATCGGATTCAGGCGCGGGCCGGGTGTGGCGCGTGAACATTGCCATGGGCGCCGCCGACAAGGCGCTGGGCGACAACATCGCGGCGCGCCTCTCGGACATGGGCGTCGTGCGCGGCGAGAACAAGGCCGAGGGCGGCGAGGATGTCGGCTCGATCGCCGCTGAGCAGAAGATCGCGGTGATCGATATGACTCAGGACATGACCCATTATTTCGACATCCACCACACGCCCGACGATACGCTGGACAAGATCGATCCGGCGGAGCTGCAGCAGAATGTCGACACATGGGCGGCGGTGCTGAAGATCGCGGGGAATGCGCCGACGATTGCTCCGCAGGGGTAA
- a CDS encoding DUF1003 domain-containing protein: MKLDNTPEALAEKLLGRPFDQLDEDEQHVLRHVLSRDVSLEDDETQAAKAGFGDRLADRVAKVGGSWGFIIWFMVTLLGWMLLNSPLVSRWIGQWDPYPYIFLNLMLSMLAAVQAPVIMMSQNRQSARDRIYNRHDYEINLRTTIEIVRLHRKIDRLTGKVERLMHPGEHKKGVKE, from the coding sequence ATGAAGCTGGACAACACGCCCGAAGCGCTTGCCGAAAAGCTGCTGGGCCGCCCTTTCGATCAACTCGACGAGGACGAGCAGCATGTGCTGCGCCATGTCCTCTCGCGCGATGTCAGCCTTGAGGATGATGAGACGCAAGCCGCCAAGGCCGGCTTCGGTGACCGGCTGGCCGACCGCGTGGCGAAAGTCGGCGGCAGCTGGGGTTTCATCATCTGGTTTATGGTGACGCTGCTGGGCTGGATGCTGCTCAACAGCCCGCTGGTTTCGCGCTGGATCGGCCAGTGGGACCCGTACCCCTACATCTTCCTCAACCTGATGCTCTCGATGCTGGCGGCGGTGCAGGCCCCGGTCATCATGATGAGCCAGAACCGCCAAAGCGCGCGTGATCGCATCTACAATCGGCACGATTACGAGATCAATCTGCGCACCACCATCGAGATCGTCCGCCTGCATCGCAAGATTGATCGGCTGACGGGGAAGGTGGAGCGTCTGATGCATCCGGGGGAGCATAAGAAGGGCGTTAAGGAGTAA
- a CDS encoding VOC family protein, whose amino-acid sequence MTVVGIGGVFFRAKDPAALQAWYRQHLGIGGEDPFHWTQTAGPALFMPFKQDTDYFPAAKQWMINFRVTGLAEMIATLRASGIEVTTHADWDTPQTGKFAHITDPEGNMVELWEPPQS is encoded by the coding sequence ATGACAGTCGTGGGCATCGGCGGTGTGTTTTTCCGGGCTAAAGATCCGGCGGCGCTTCAGGCATGGTATCGCCAGCATCTAGGCATTGGCGGTGAGGACCCTTTCCACTGGACGCAGACGGCAGGCCCGGCGCTGTTCATGCCCTTCAAGCAGGACACCGATTACTTTCCCGCCGCCAAACAGTGGATGATCAACTTCCGGGTCACAGGGCTGGCCGAGATGATCGCCACACTGCGCGCATCCGGGATCGAAGTGACCACCCATGCCGATTGGGACACGCCCCAGACCGGCAAGTTCGCCCATATCACGGACCCGGAAGGCAATATGGTCGAACTCTGGGAGCCACCCCAGAGCTAA
- a CDS encoding lysine--tRNA ligase, with product MTDTDLQTAANLASAAMASKAWPFEEARKLLKRYPQGKGKDGQDVPVLFETGYGPSGLPHIGTFQEVLRTTLVRRAYEVLTGKPTRLVAFSDDMDGLRKVPDNVPNKEMLAEHLGKPLSRIPDPFGTHESFAHHNNAMLRAFLDQFGFDYEFVSASDRYNSGEFDEALRGVLRNFDKIMGIMLPTLREERRKTYSPILPVSPTSGIVLQVPIEVVDAEAGLIRFEDEGETVELCIFKGNAKLQWKVDWAMRWVALGVDYEMCGKDLTDSVTQSGKIASVLGGRKPEGLIYELFLDENGEKISKSKGNGLTIEQWLTYGSEESLGFYLFREPKSAKSLHTGIIGRAVDEYWQFREKIPTQPIEQQLGNPVWHLLRTNGASIGGEGDKLPVTYGLLLNLVGVLGANATREQVWSYLANYVEDATPEAHPALDTLVTCALAYNRDFIAPTLNRRAPENGEVAALTALDEELAATSDDATAEELQNIVYEIGKDPHYGFESLRDWFKALYETLLGSSAGPRMGSFIALYGIENTRKLIAQALESAKA from the coding sequence ATGACTGACACCGATCTCCAGACCGCCGCAAATCTTGCTTCAGCAGCCATGGCGTCCAAAGCATGGCCCTTCGAAGAGGCCCGCAAGCTGCTCAAGCGCTATCCGCAGGGCAAAGGCAAAGACGGTCAGGATGTGCCGGTGCTGTTCGAGACCGGCTATGGCCCCAGCGGTCTGCCGCATATCGGCACGTTTCAGGAGGTGCTGCGCACGACTCTGGTGCGCCGCGCCTATGAGGTGCTGACCGGCAAGCCCACCCGTCTGGTGGCTTTCTCCGACGATATGGATGGCCTCCGCAAGGTGCCCGACAATGTGCCCAACAAGGAGATGCTGGCCGAGCATCTGGGCAAGCCGCTGTCGCGCATCCCCGATCCCTTCGGCACGCATGAGAGCTTTGCGCATCACAACAATGCGATGCTGCGCGCCTTCCTCGACCAGTTCGGCTTCGATTACGAGTTCGTCTCGGCCAGCGACCGCTACAATTCGGGTGAGTTCGACGAGGCCTTGCGCGGCGTGCTGCGCAATTTCGACAAGATCATGGGCATCATGCTGCCCACCCTGCGCGAGGAGCGCCGCAAGACCTATTCGCCGATCCTGCCCGTGTCGCCCACCAGCGGCATTGTGCTTCAGGTGCCCATCGAGGTGGTGGATGCCGAGGCCGGCCTGATCCGCTTCGAGGATGAGGGTGAGACGGTTGAGCTGTGCATTTTCAAGGGCAATGCCAAGCTGCAGTGGAAGGTCGACTGGGCCATGCGCTGGGTGGCGCTGGGCGTCGATTACGAGATGTGCGGCAAGGATCTGACCGACAGCGTGACTCAGAGCGGCAAGATCGCCAGCGTGCTGGGCGGGCGCAAGCCGGAGGGGCTGATCTACGAACTGTTCCTCGACGAGAATGGCGAGAAGATCTCCAAGTCCAAGGGCAACGGCCTCACCATCGAGCAGTGGCTGACCTATGGCAGCGAGGAATCGCTGGGCTTCTACCTCTTCCGCGAACCCAAGAGCGCCAAGAGCCTGCACACCGGCATCATCGGTCGCGCGGTGGACGAATATTGGCAGTTCCGCGAGAAGATCCCCACCCAGCCCATCGAGCAGCAGTTGGGCAACCCCGTGTGGCACCTGCTACGCACCAATGGCGCCAGCATCGGCGGCGAGGGCGACAAGCTGCCCGTGACCTATGGTCTGCTGCTCAATCTGGTGGGCGTGCTGGGCGCCAATGCCACGCGTGAGCAGGTCTGGTCCTACCTCGCCAATTATGTTGAGGATGCCACGCCTGAGGCCCATCCCGCGCTCGATACGCTGGTGACCTGCGCGCTGGCCTACAACCGCGACTTTATCGCCCCCACGCTGAACCGCCGCGCGCCCGAGAATGGCGAAGTGGCGGCTCTGACCGCGCTGGACGAGGAACTGGCTGCCACCAGCGACGATGCCACAGCGGAAGAGCTACAGAACATTGTCTACGAAATCGGCAAGGACCCGCATTACGGCTTCGAGAGCCTGCGTGACTGGTTCAAGGCGCTGTATGAGACGCTGCTGGGTTCGTCTGCCGGGCCGCGCATGGGGTCCTTCATCGCGCTCTACGGCATCGAGAACACGCGCAAGCTGATTGCTCAGGCTTTGGAGAGCGCCAAGGCCTGA
- the ettA gene encoding energy-dependent translational throttle protein EttA translates to MAAQYAFVMKDMTKTFPGAAKPVLSNINLQFYQGAKIGIVGPNGAGKSTLIKIMGGIDKDFTGEAWPGENITVGYLPQEPQLDPTKSVLENVKDGARATADLVDRFNEISNIMADPPEDADFDALMEEMGDLQGKIDAVDGWTLDNQLEIAMEALRCPPSDWSVESLSGGEKRRIALTRLLIQKPDILLLDEPTNHLDAESVNWLENHLKEYHGAVLMITHDRYFLDNVVDWILELDRGKYFPYEGNYSTYLDKKAKRLEQESREDEGRSKAIKDELEWIRAGTKGRQTKSKARIKAFDQLVESQETRIVNKAQIVIQVPERLGGKVIEAKNITKAYGDKLLFENLSFLLPPGGIVGVIGPNGAGKSTLFKLITGQEQPDEGTIEIGQTVRLGYVDQSRDHLDPSKNVWEEISDGLDYMKVNKQDMSTRAYVGAFNFKGQDQQKNVGKLSGGERNRVHMAKMLKQGGNVLLLDEPTNDLDVETLRALEEAIENFAGCAVVISHDRFFLDRLATHILAFEGNSHVEWFEGNFEAYEEDKRRRLGDAADRPTALAYKKLTR, encoded by the coding sequence GTGGCCGCCCAATACGCCTTCGTCATGAAGGACATGACCAAAACCTTCCCCGGCGCCGCCAAGCCGGTGCTGAGCAACATCAACCTGCAGTTCTATCAGGGCGCCAAGATCGGCATCGTGGGCCCGAACGGCGCGGGTAAATCCACCCTGATCAAGATCATGGGCGGCATCGACAAGGATTTCACCGGCGAGGCCTGGCCCGGCGAGAACATCACCGTCGGCTATCTGCCGCAGGAGCCGCAGCTCGATCCCACCAAGTCGGTGCTGGAAAACGTGAAGGATGGCGCGCGCGCCACCGCCGATCTGGTCGACCGCTTCAACGAGATCAGCAACATCATGGCCGATCCGCCGGAGGACGCCGATTTCGACGCGCTGATGGAAGAGATGGGCGATCTGCAGGGCAAGATCGACGCCGTCGATGGCTGGACGCTCGACAACCAGCTGGAAATCGCCATGGAAGCGCTGCGCTGCCCGCCGTCCGACTGGTCGGTGGAAAGCCTGTCGGGCGGTGAAAAGCGCCGTATCGCGCTGACCCGCCTGCTGATCCAGAAGCCGGACATCCTGCTGCTCGACGAACCGACCAACCACCTTGACGCGGAATCGGTCAACTGGCTGGAAAACCACCTGAAGGAATACCACGGCGCGGTGCTGATGATCACCCACGACCGTTACTTCCTCGACAATGTGGTGGACTGGATTCTGGAGCTCGATCGCGGGAAGTATTTCCCCTACGAGGGCAACTACTCCACCTATCTGGACAAGAAGGCCAAGCGCCTGGAGCAGGAGAGCCGCGAGGACGAAGGCCGCTCCAAGGCGATCAAGGACGAGCTGGAGTGGATCCGCGCCGGCACCAAGGGCCGCCAGACCAAGTCGAAAGCCCGTATCAAGGCCTTCGATCAGCTGGTGGAATCGCAGGAAACCCGCATCGTCAACAAGGCGCAGATCGTCATTCAGGTGCCCGAGCGTCTGGGCGGCAAGGTGATCGAGGCCAAGAACATCACCAAGGCCTACGGCGACAAGCTGCTGTTCGAGAACCTGTCCTTCCTGCTGCCCCCCGGTGGCATCGTGGGCGTGATCGGGCCGAACGGCGCGGGCAAGTCCACGCTGTTCAAGCTGATCACCGGGCAGGAGCAGCCCGATGAAGGCACGATCGAGATCGGCCAGACCGTGCGTCTGGGCTATGTCGACCAGAGCCGCGATCACCTCGATCCGTCGAAGAACGTCTGGGAGGAAATCTCGGACGGTCTGGATTACATGAAGGTCAACAAGCAGGACATGAGCACGCGTGCCTATGTCGGCGCGTTCAACTTCAAGGGTCAGGACCAGCAGAAGAACGTCGGCAAGCTGTCGGGCGGTGAGCGCAACCGCGTCCACATGGCCAAGATGCTGAAGCAGGGCGGCAACGTGCTGCTGCTCGACGAACCGACCAACGATCTGGACGTGGAAACCCTGCGCGCTCTGGAAGAAGCCATCGAGAACTTCGCTGGCTGCGCCGTGGTCATCAGCCACGACCGCTTCTTCCTTGACCGTCTGGCGACTCACATCCTCGCCTTCGAAGGCAACAGCCATGTCGAATGGTTCGAGGGCAACTTCGAAGCCTATGAGGAAGACAAGCGCCGCCGTCTGGGCGATGCGGCTGACCGCCCGACCGCGCTGGCCTATAAGAAGCTGACTCGCTGA